In Hahella sp. KA22, one genomic interval encodes:
- the recO gene encoding DNA repair protein RecO — protein sequence MHRVSLQAAYVLHSRPYRESSQIVDLFTESDGKVSAVMKGGSRRKGAPNTLQPFTELEVELGGRSELKSLIRCETNLRYPLAGAALYAGLYLNELLLKLLQPLEASRDAFDAYKSSLVFLSLPQTNLEPGLRELEFALLNELGFGVDFCVESATGDIVKNNIAYHFSLTEGVSRTPEPYSVVIEGRHLLAIAERDWSVPGSLAAAKKLTRRCLDELLGGRPLHSRELMRSYLKLTKS from the coding sequence ATGCACCGGGTTTCGCTTCAGGCCGCCTATGTGCTGCATAGTCGGCCGTATCGCGAAAGCAGCCAGATTGTCGATCTGTTTACCGAATCTGACGGTAAGGTTTCCGCTGTTATGAAAGGCGGCAGTCGCAGGAAAGGCGCTCCAAACACACTCCAGCCTTTTACCGAGCTGGAGGTTGAGCTGGGAGGGCGCAGCGAACTTAAATCCCTCATTCGTTGCGAGACTAACCTCCGCTATCCCCTGGCGGGAGCTGCTCTCTATGCTGGTCTTTATCTCAATGAGCTGTTGCTGAAGTTGCTGCAGCCATTGGAAGCCAGCCGAGATGCTTTTGATGCTTATAAATCCAGTCTGGTATTTTTGTCGCTTCCACAAACGAACCTTGAACCCGGATTGCGGGAGTTGGAGTTTGCGCTGCTGAATGAGTTGGGCTTTGGCGTGGATTTTTGTGTGGAGAGCGCGACAGGGGATATTGTAAAAAATAACATCGCTTATCACTTTTCTCTTACCGAGGGCGTTAGCCGAACGCCAGAGCCATACTCAGTTGTGATAGAAGGGCGGCATCTGCTGGCGATAGCTGAGCGGGACTGGTCGGTTCCTGGGAGTCTTGCCGCTGCCAAGAAGCTGACGCGTCGCTGCCTGGATGAACTATTGGGCGGGCGTCCTCTGCACTCCCGAGAGCTAATGCGCAGTTACCTCAAGCTCACCAAGAGCTGA
- the era gene encoding GTPase Era, producing the protein MSIEVSSQENSRCGYVAIVGRPNVGKSTLLNHILGQKISITSKKPQTTRHQILGIKTEGDYQAIYVDTPGLHQLDKKALNRVLNKASSSAIKDADVIVFVVDRKRWTEEDDYVLSKIAKVNRPRILVINKVDKLENKDDLLPFIDKVQKMCEFQHIIPLSALRGLNIDRLEAVINEMLPQGIHFFPEDQITDRSERFMAVEIIREKVMRQLGNEVPYEIAVEIEQFKREGALLRISALILVEREGQKKIVIGQKGERIKRIGSDARKDMEKLFESKVMLETWVKVKSGWSDNERALQSLGYDDR; encoded by the coding sequence GTGAGTATTGAAGTAAGTTCACAAGAAAATAGCCGCTGTGGTTATGTTGCGATTGTAGGTCGGCCGAACGTGGGCAAGTCGACCCTGTTGAACCATATTCTCGGGCAGAAGATCAGCATTACTTCGAAGAAGCCGCAAACTACCCGGCATCAGATTTTAGGTATCAAGACAGAGGGCGACTATCAGGCTATTTATGTGGATACGCCCGGCCTGCACCAGCTGGACAAGAAAGCGCTCAATCGGGTGCTGAACAAAGCCTCCTCTTCAGCGATCAAAGATGCGGATGTGATAGTTTTTGTCGTTGATAGAAAGCGTTGGACGGAAGAAGACGACTATGTTTTGTCAAAAATCGCCAAGGTGAATCGCCCGCGCATTCTGGTGATCAATAAAGTGGATAAGCTGGAAAATAAAGATGATCTGCTGCCATTTATCGATAAGGTACAGAAGATGTGCGAGTTTCAGCACATTATTCCACTTTCCGCTCTGCGTGGACTGAATATTGATCGACTGGAAGCTGTTATTAACGAAATGCTGCCGCAGGGGATTCATTTCTTCCCTGAAGATCAAATCACGGATCGTAGCGAACGCTTTATGGCGGTGGAAATTATTCGTGAAAAAGTCATGCGCCAGTTAGGCAACGAAGTGCCTTATGAAATTGCTGTAGAAATCGAGCAGTTTAAGCGTGAAGGCGCATTGCTGCGTATCAGCGCCCTTATCCTGGTGGAAAGAGAAGGTCAGAAAAAAATTGTGATCGGCCAGAAAGGGGAGCGAATCAAGCGTATTGGTTCCGATGCCCGTAAGGACATGGAAAAGTTGTTTGAAAGCAAAGTCATGTTGGAAACCTGGGTGAAAGTGAAGTCCGGCTGGAGCGATAACGAGCGCGCTCTGCAAAGCCTGGGTTACGACGACCGCTAG
- the rnc gene encoding ribonuclease III has protein sequence MTAKLERLQRALGYTFKEPALLTLALTHRSFGGRNNERLEFLGDSVLNFIIADYLFGRFEEAREGQLSRLRARMVKGVTLAEIAREFDLGEYLRLGSGEMKSGGFRRESILADALESIIGAIYLDAGFEGCADRVLNWFETRLQKLNLKDTQKDSKTRLQEYLQARQLNLPRYEVISVQGEAHAQTFHVRCEIDGLSDPTEGTGSSRRVAEQKAAKQALVALGVDQ, from the coding sequence GTGACAGCTAAGCTGGAAAGACTGCAGCGTGCGCTCGGATACACATTTAAAGAGCCTGCTTTGCTTACTTTGGCGCTCACCCACCGCAGCTTCGGTGGTCGTAATAATGAGCGTTTGGAATTTTTAGGGGACTCTGTCCTCAATTTTATTATCGCCGATTACCTCTTTGGCCGTTTTGAAGAGGCGCGGGAAGGTCAGTTGAGCCGTTTGCGCGCAAGAATGGTTAAAGGGGTGACGCTGGCTGAAATCGCCCGGGAATTTGATTTAGGGGAGTATCTGCGACTGGGGTCAGGGGAGATGAAGAGCGGCGGCTTTCGTCGGGAATCTATCCTGGCTGATGCGTTGGAGTCCATTATTGGCGCCATTTATCTGGATGCTGGCTTTGAAGGCTGCGCAGACAGGGTGCTGAACTGGTTTGAAACGCGTTTGCAGAAGCTTAACCTAAAGGATACTCAGAAAGACTCCAAGACACGTTTGCAGGAATATCTGCAGGCGCGCCAGCTTAACCTGCCTCGCTACGAAGTTATTTCCGTACAGGGGGAAGCGCATGCGCAAACTTTCCATGTGCGCTGTGAAATAGACGGCCTGTCTGACCCGACGGAAGGGACCGGCAGCAGCAGGAGAGTGGCGGAACAAAAAGCGGCTAAACAGGCCTTGGTGGCGTTAGGAGTGGATCAGTGA
- a CDS encoding DUF4845 domain-containing protein, translating to MRKSQQGASLLMVLVWIIIGLSVITLGIKLTPIYIEDYAVASSLQGLNREADLTKISNKEIFSRIDKHFTVNNVRNFDKDNIHISREKTKLIIDINYEARTSIISNIDAVLSFKHHLEANNQ from the coding sequence ATGCGCAAGAGTCAACAGGGCGCTTCTCTTCTCATGGTGTTAGTTTGGATTATCATTGGCCTTTCTGTCATTACCTTGGGTATCAAGCTTACACCTATATATATCGAAGATTATGCTGTGGCATCATCTTTACAAGGTCTGAATAGAGAAGCCGATCTAACGAAAATTTCAAACAAGGAAATTTTTTCGCGAATTGATAAACACTTTACTGTGAACAATGTCCGTAATTTTGATAAGGATAATATTCATATTTCGCGTGAAAAAACCAAGTTGATCATAGATATCAATTATGAAGCACGCACCAGCATTATCAGCAATATTGATGCTGTACTTAGTTTCAAACATCACCTGGAAGCCAATAATCAGTGA
- the lepB gene encoding signal peptidase I, which produces MDFDFSLILVVLTLVSGLIWLGFWLFVKVRTRGGSNAMIKEPVVVEYSRSFFPVLFLVLVVRSFLIEPFQIPSQSMMPTLEVGDFILVNKYSYGLRVPVLGYKFLDLGDPQRGDVMVFRTPEDNTTNYIKRVVGVPGDTVEYKDKRLTINGVPIDEKLIAALPAGAPRELYYEEQLGEKLHRIIKENYPNTGHEGKWVVPEGKYFMMGDNRDRSKDSRYIGLVPDENIVGRAFAIWMHWEKFLSLPSFTRVGSIQ; this is translated from the coding sequence ATGGACTTCGATTTCTCTTTGATTCTGGTTGTACTGACCCTGGTCTCAGGTCTGATTTGGTTAGGCTTTTGGCTATTTGTTAAGGTCAGGACGCGTGGGGGAAGCAACGCGATGATCAAAGAGCCGGTTGTAGTGGAGTATTCCCGGTCTTTCTTTCCTGTTTTGTTTTTGGTGTTGGTGGTCCGCTCCTTTCTTATCGAGCCATTCCAGATTCCGTCCCAGTCCATGATGCCTACTCTGGAAGTGGGCGACTTTATCCTTGTTAACAAGTATTCCTACGGGCTGCGAGTTCCGGTTTTAGGGTACAAGTTCCTGGATTTGGGGGATCCACAACGGGGAGATGTGATGGTATTTCGCACTCCGGAAGATAACACCACCAACTACATCAAGCGCGTAGTGGGTGTTCCTGGCGATACAGTTGAATATAAAGACAAGCGGCTTACCATCAATGGGGTGCCTATTGACGAAAAGCTAATCGCTGCATTGCCGGCGGGCGCTCCCAGAGAGCTTTATTACGAAGAACAGTTGGGCGAGAAGCTCCATCGCATCATTAAGGAAAACTATCCAAACACTGGGCATGAAGGCAAATGGGTCGTGCCTGAAGGTAAGTATTTCATGATGGGCGATAACCGGGATCGCAGTAAAGATAGCCGTTATATCGGACTTGTGCCGGATGAAAATATCGTCGGCAGGGCATTCGCTATTTGGATGCACTGGGAAAAGTTTTTGTCATTGCCTTCATTCACACGAGTTGGTTCGATACAGTAA
- the lepA gene encoding translation elongation factor 4, whose protein sequence is MSKLNHIRNFSIIAHIDHGKSTLADRFIQYCGGLSDREMSEQVLDSMDIERERGITIKAQSVTLYYDAKDGSRYQLNFIDTPGHVDFSYEVSRSLAACEGALLVVDAAQGVEAQSVANCYTAIEMGLEVIPILNKMDLPQAEPARVRHEIEEIIGIDAAGAVEASAKAGMGIQESLEQIVQLVPPPEGDPDAPLQALIIDSWFDNYLGVVSLVRVKNGTLNKGDKILIKSTKTQELVTSIGVFTPKRTETGCLKAGEVGYVIAGIKDIHGAPVGDTITLAKTPDVASLPGFKRVQPQVYAGVFPVSSDDYEDFRDALDKLTLNDASLFFEPETSDALGFGFRCGFLGMLHMEIIQERLEREYDLDLITTAPTVVYEVLTKKNEVIKVDNPSRLPDPGFIEEMREPIVEANILVPQAYLGNVISLCVEKRGVQKNMQFLGNQVALSYELPMGEVVLDFFDRLKSVSRGYASLDYHFVRFQAANLVRLDILINGDKVDALALIVHRDNAASRGRLLTEKMKELIPRQMFDVAIQAAIGGQIVSRTTVKALRKNVLAKCYGGDVSRKKKLLQKQKEGKKRMKQVGSVEIPQDAFLAVLKVDK, encoded by the coding sequence GTGAGTAAACTCAACCATATTAGAAATTTTTCTATCATTGCCCACATCGACCATGGCAAGTCCACTTTGGCTGACCGCTTTATTCAATATTGCGGCGGTTTGTCTGATCGGGAAATGTCCGAACAGGTGCTCGACTCAATGGATATCGAGCGAGAGCGGGGCATTACCATCAAAGCGCAGAGCGTAACGCTCTATTACGACGCAAAAGATGGCTCCCGTTATCAGCTGAATTTTATCGATACTCCCGGACACGTAGACTTCTCATATGAAGTTTCTCGTTCGTTGGCCGCCTGCGAAGGCGCTTTGCTGGTGGTCGACGCCGCGCAAGGCGTTGAAGCGCAGTCCGTGGCGAACTGCTATACCGCCATCGAAATGGGGCTGGAAGTTATTCCTATTCTGAACAAGATGGACCTGCCGCAGGCGGAACCAGCGCGCGTGCGTCATGAAATTGAAGAGATTATAGGCATTGATGCTGCCGGCGCCGTGGAAGCCAGCGCCAAAGCCGGTATGGGGATCCAAGAGAGCCTGGAGCAAATTGTTCAGTTGGTGCCGCCCCCTGAAGGCGACCCGGATGCGCCGTTGCAAGCCCTTATTATCGACTCTTGGTTTGATAACTATCTGGGCGTTGTGTCTCTGGTTCGAGTTAAAAACGGAACGCTGAACAAAGGCGATAAAATCCTGATCAAGTCAACCAAGACCCAGGAACTGGTGACTTCAATCGGCGTGTTTACTCCGAAGCGTACGGAGACCGGCTGTCTCAAGGCGGGTGAAGTGGGGTATGTCATCGCTGGTATTAAAGATATCCACGGCGCTCCCGTCGGCGACACCATTACACTGGCGAAAACGCCGGATGTAGCTTCTTTGCCTGGGTTCAAGCGCGTGCAGCCTCAGGTATACGCTGGCGTATTCCCGGTCAGCTCTGACGACTACGAAGACTTCCGTGATGCGCTGGACAAGTTGACGCTCAACGATGCGTCATTGTTTTTCGAGCCCGAAACGTCTGACGCCTTGGGATTCGGTTTCCGTTGCGGTTTCCTCGGGATGCTGCATATGGAAATTATTCAGGAGCGTTTGGAGCGGGAATACGACCTGGATCTGATTACCACTGCGCCGACAGTAGTCTACGAAGTTCTGACTAAAAAGAACGAAGTCATTAAAGTCGACAACCCTTCCAGGCTGCCGGACCCTGGTTTTATCGAGGAAATGCGTGAGCCCATCGTCGAGGCGAATATTCTTGTGCCGCAGGCTTATCTTGGCAACGTCATCTCCCTTTGTGTGGAGAAGCGTGGCGTACAAAAGAATATGCAGTTCCTGGGGAATCAGGTCGCGCTGTCCTATGAATTGCCGATGGGAGAAGTCGTACTGGACTTCTTTGATCGACTCAAGTCGGTAAGCCGCGGCTATGCGTCTTTGGACTACCACTTCGTTCGTTTCCAAGCCGCCAACCTGGTGCGTCTGGATATTCTGATCAATGGCGATAAAGTCGATGCGTTGGCGCTTATCGTTCACCGCGATAACGCCGCTTCGCGTGGTCGTCTGCTGACTGAAAAAATGAAAGAGCTGATTCCGCGTCAAATGTTTGATGTGGCGATTCAAGCGGCGATCGGTGGACAGATTGTATCCAGAACAACGGTTAAGGCGTTGCGCAAGAACGTATTGGCCAAATGTTATGGCGGCGATGTTTCACGGAAGAAAAAGCTGTTGCAGAAGCAGAAAGAAGGTAAGAAGCGGATGAAGCAGGTGGGCAGCGTTGAAATTCCACAGGATGCGTTTCTTGCCGTGCTCAAGGTCGATAAATAA
- a CDS encoding DegQ family serine endoprotease has protein sequence MKVCQKYTAVLLFWMSAVISMRAGAVDLPDFTGLVEKTSPAVVNISTVRKVGDDSAQYYFGGPEQDQIPEFFRHFFGDPYRRRGPQEAQSMGSGFIVSKDGYILTNNHVVAGADEIFVRLMDRRELTAKLIGSDEKSDLAVLKVEADDLPVLKLGKSSELKVGEWVVAIGSPFGFEYTVTAGIVSAKGRSLPNENYVPFIQTDVAINPGNSGGPLFNLEGEVVGINSQIYTRSGGFMGVSFAIPIDVALDVMNQLKDTGAVKRGWLGVLIQEVNKDLAESFNLNKPRGALVAQVMKGSPADKAGLQPGDVIVSYNGNEIGLSSELPHLVGRSTPGVKAKMKVVRRGDEMDVDVEIGQLPADDNGVASVPAGQTAPQNNALNLQVRDLTDEEKKSMQVSGGVMVAQVFPGPAATAGIQPNDVISSINNKDVGSVAQFHEVVEKLPVGKSLPVLIVREGNPAFIVLKLNNK, from the coding sequence ATGAAGGTTTGTCAGAAATATACGGCGGTTTTGCTGTTCTGGATGAGCGCCGTCATCAGCATGCGAGCAGGGGCCGTTGATCTACCTGACTTCACCGGACTGGTGGAGAAAACTTCTCCGGCGGTGGTAAACATCAGCACCGTACGTAAAGTCGGAGACGATAGCGCCCAGTATTATTTTGGCGGTCCCGAGCAAGACCAGATTCCTGAATTCTTTCGCCACTTCTTTGGCGATCCATACCGTCGCAGAGGCCCGCAGGAAGCCCAGTCAATGGGATCAGGCTTCATCGTTTCCAAAGATGGTTACATCCTTACCAACAATCATGTCGTAGCGGGCGCGGATGAAATATTCGTTCGGCTGATGGACCGTCGCGAGCTGACGGCGAAACTGATCGGATCGGATGAAAAGTCGGATTTGGCGGTTTTGAAGGTGGAGGCGGATGATCTGCCCGTTCTCAAGCTGGGCAAGTCTTCTGAGTTAAAGGTGGGTGAGTGGGTCGTCGCCATCGGCTCTCCATTTGGCTTTGAATATACTGTGACGGCGGGCATCGTCAGCGCCAAGGGGCGCAGCTTGCCGAATGAAAATTATGTTCCTTTTATCCAGACGGACGTGGCGATTAATCCCGGCAACTCGGGCGGGCCGCTGTTCAACCTCGAAGGGGAGGTTGTCGGCATCAACTCTCAGATTTATACCCGCTCAGGTGGGTTCATGGGAGTTTCTTTTGCGATTCCCATTGATGTCGCATTGGATGTGATGAATCAGCTGAAAGATACAGGCGCGGTCAAGCGCGGCTGGTTGGGCGTGCTGATCCAGGAAGTGAATAAGGATCTGGCTGAGTCCTTCAATCTCAACAAGCCGCGTGGCGCATTGGTGGCGCAGGTCATGAAAGGCTCGCCCGCCGATAAGGCCGGTTTGCAGCCAGGGGACGTCATCGTCAGTTATAACGGCAATGAGATTGGATTATCCTCCGAGTTGCCGCATCTGGTCGGGCGCTCTACGCCAGGAGTGAAGGCGAAGATGAAAGTTGTGCGACGCGGGGATGAAATGGATGTTGACGTCGAGATTGGCCAGTTGCCGGCGGACGACAACGGCGTCGCCAGCGTACCGGCAGGTCAGACCGCTCCGCAGAATAACGCCCTGAATTTACAGGTTCGCGATCTGACGGATGAAGAAAAAAAGAGTATGCAGGTATCGGGAGGCGTCATGGTGGCGCAAGTGTTTCCTGGACCCGCCGCGACGGCTGGCATTCAGCCCAATGACGTGATCAGCAGCATCAACAACAAAGATGTTGGGTCCGTAGCGCAGTTCCATGAGGTGGTTGAGAAGCTGCCGGTTGGCAAGTCGCTGCCAGTACTGATTGTCCGTGAGGGCAATCCCGCATTCATTGTGTTGAAGTTGAACAACAAGTAG
- a CDS encoding SoxR reducing system RseC family protein produces MILETGKVVAVGDHEVWVRTIRESVCQSCSARKGCGSRLLNQMSAGASTQIKVAKTFDVEVGDEVEIGVAEQALLNASLLVYLVPLVVMIILAGVSQSLLHWPDLGVALAGLSGLGLGFVFVKILSSRLSCNPSYHPQLLRKLC; encoded by the coding sequence TTGATATTGGAAACCGGGAAAGTCGTTGCTGTTGGCGACCATGAAGTCTGGGTTAGGACCATCAGGGAGTCCGTCTGCCAGAGCTGCTCGGCTAGAAAGGGTTGTGGTTCGCGACTTCTCAATCAGATGAGCGCTGGCGCCTCGACTCAGATTAAAGTGGCGAAAACCTTTGATGTCGAAGTTGGAGATGAAGTGGAGATTGGCGTTGCTGAGCAGGCTTTGCTCAACGCCTCTCTGCTGGTTTATCTGGTTCCCCTGGTTGTGATGATTATTTTGGCTGGAGTCAGTCAATCACTGCTGCATTGGCCGGATCTTGGCGTCGCCCTGGCGGGCCTGTCAGGACTGGGCTTAGGCTTTGTTTTTGTTAAAATCTTGTCATCAAGGCTGTCTTGCAATCCCTCCTACCATCCCCAATTATTACGCAAGCTTTGTTAA
- a CDS encoding MucB/RseB C-terminal domain-containing protein, which produces MKLVIRKVAVIRDGVRQWSLVWILALMSLTSATAQASGPQGWLQRMLEARQELSYRGAFIYSRGDEMSSMKVFHRTQNGVERERLVAMDGEMREIIRDGDMLICVFPGGKQVRLEQAAYTGPFPGAVLNGGSDVDSVYELKMAGEERVAGHDVLKMAVMAKDQYRYSYYLWLEKNSGMLLKSLLTNRKGEVLEHFQYTVLELDAKVTDQELAPSMPETDAKALEPKQGATSETLPEQWMPAWLPKGFSMSPNVTKRNDVMPGDMRTQVYGDGLTMFSIFVEENSPQAMPEGASRMGATTAYSKHIKHGGMTYVITVVGEVPIETVKRVADNMQSSPSAGDAS; this is translated from the coding sequence ATGAAACTGGTAATTCGTAAAGTGGCGGTGATCAGGGATGGTGTCCGGCAGTGGAGTCTGGTCTGGATTCTGGCGCTGATGTCACTGACTTCTGCAACAGCGCAGGCTTCAGGCCCGCAAGGATGGCTGCAGCGCATGTTGGAGGCGCGTCAGGAACTCTCTTACCGCGGCGCATTTATCTACAGCCGTGGCGATGAAATGAGTTCTATGAAGGTCTTTCATCGTACGCAGAATGGCGTGGAGAGAGAGCGTTTGGTCGCCATGGACGGAGAGATGAGGGAGATCATCCGGGATGGAGACATGCTGATTTGCGTGTTTCCCGGCGGCAAGCAGGTTCGACTGGAGCAGGCTGCTTACACCGGGCCATTTCCGGGGGCGGTTTTGAATGGCGGCTCCGATGTTGATTCGGTCTACGAGTTGAAAATGGCCGGAGAGGAGCGGGTAGCCGGGCATGATGTGTTGAAGATGGCGGTCATGGCCAAAGATCAATACCGCTACAGCTATTACCTGTGGTTGGAAAAAAACTCAGGTATGCTGCTTAAGTCTCTTTTGACCAACCGTAAGGGAGAAGTGCTGGAGCACTTCCAGTATACGGTGCTGGAGCTGGACGCGAAGGTGACGGATCAGGAGTTGGCGCCTTCAATGCCTGAGACAGACGCCAAAGCGTTAGAGCCAAAACAAGGAGCAACCTCAGAGACGTTGCCCGAACAATGGATGCCCGCCTGGCTTCCGAAAGGGTTCAGCATGTCGCCTAACGTAACCAAGCGCAACGACGTTATGCCTGGAGATATGCGCACGCAGGTGTACGGCGACGGTTTGACCATGTTCAGCATATTTGTCGAAGAGAATAGCCCCCAGGCCATGCCGGAGGGGGCTTCCCGCATGGGGGCGACCACTGCTTACTCGAAACATATCAAGCACGGAGGCATGACCTACGTCATTACGGTGGTGGGTGAGGTGCCCATTGAGACGGTCAAGCGGGTGGCGGATAATATGCAGTCAAGTCCATCCGCTGGAGACGCCTCTTGA
- a CDS encoding sigma-E factor negative regulatory protein: protein MNERLKESMSALLDGEADELEVRRILAQSHDEEVMATWSRYQRVRDELHEEAAQWAHVDLRQGIWSALEEEEGVDRNENIVEEVAEPEEARAGGGWWRGVAVAASVAFAAVFMVEFSGGPNSTQPAPAVASGQQSAPALNVNGAGSHLVADSGAESEDAVQFSAEHASRLNAYLMKHAEQAALNGSQVISPYARLSAFEVVEGQGTEQRR from the coding sequence ATGAATGAACGACTGAAAGAATCTATGTCCGCGCTTTTGGATGGAGAGGCGGATGAGTTGGAGGTGCGCCGTATACTGGCGCAGTCCCATGATGAAGAGGTGATGGCGACCTGGAGTCGGTATCAGCGTGTTCGCGATGAACTCCACGAAGAAGCTGCGCAATGGGCGCATGTTGACCTGCGTCAGGGCATTTGGTCTGCGCTGGAGGAAGAGGAAGGCGTTGATCGCAATGAGAACATTGTAGAAGAGGTGGCTGAGCCGGAAGAAGCTCGCGCTGGCGGCGGTTGGTGGCGCGGAGTCGCTGTTGCGGCGTCGGTCGCTTTCGCTGCTGTATTTATGGTGGAGTTTTCCGGCGGGCCAAACTCGACGCAACCTGCTCCTGCTGTCGCCAGCGGACAGCAAAGTGCGCCGGCGTTGAATGTGAACGGCGCCGGCTCTCATTTGGTGGCGGATTCCGGTGCGGAAAGCGAAGATGCTGTTCAGTTCTCCGCAGAGCATGCAAGCAGGCTGAACGCCTATTTGATGAAGCATGCCGAGCAGGCTGCGCTGAATGGCTCGCAGGTTATTTCTCCCTATGCCCGTTTGAGCGCCTTTGAGGTGGTAGAGGGGCAAGGAACAGAGCAGCGCAGGTAA
- the rpoE gene encoding RNA polymerase sigma factor RpoE, with amino-acid sequence MSAPNKTTDQQLVERVQRGDKRAFDMLVVKYQSKVMAIIARYIRDHHEVMDVAQEAFIKAYKALANFRGESAFYTWLYRIAINAAKNHLMAQGRRPPGEDVDADEAVLYEGGSALKDIDSPERQVHRDQVKQAIFQALDELPEDLRSALTLREFDGLSYEEIAEIMQCPVGTVRSRIFRARDAVDTRIAPMLEQKMRA; translated from the coding sequence ATGAGCGCTCCTAACAAGACGACAGACCAACAATTGGTCGAGCGGGTTCAGCGCGGGGACAAGCGCGCCTTTGACATGCTGGTGGTGAAATATCAAAGCAAAGTCATGGCGATTATCGCCCGCTATATTCGCGATCACCACGAAGTGATGGATGTTGCGCAGGAAGCGTTTATCAAGGCCTATAAGGCGCTCGCCAACTTTCGCGGTGAGAGCGCGTTTTACACTTGGCTTTATCGTATCGCCATTAACGCGGCGAAAAATCACCTGATGGCTCAAGGGCGTCGCCCGCCAGGGGAGGATGTGGACGCAGACGAGGCGGTTTTATATGAGGGCGGCTCCGCTTTGAAAGATATTGACTCCCCCGAGCGCCAAGTACACCGCGATCAGGTTAAACAGGCGATATTCCAAGCGTTGGATGAGTTGCCTGAAGATTTACGCTCAGCCCTGACGCTGCGTGAGTTCGATGGCCTTAGCTATGAAGAAATAGCAGAGATCATGCAGTGCCCCGTAGGCACCGTGCGATCGAGAATTTTCAGGGCCCGGGACGCGGTGGATACGCGAATTGCGCCGATGTTGGAACAGAAAATGCGCGCCTGA